tggtagcagcatcaatcgttctggaggtgttaagaggaagaaggttgtcctagcaattaaagacaagttacgtgttatacacctcaaccagtgaggcatcacaggcaagccaaatgccatcaaccagtgaggcgtcacaggcaacccaaatgtcttcaaccagtgagggttcagcagctggcagtcaaaactaactttgcttaatgaactgtacagtaattttaagtgttaattttagtgttgttttAGTATAGGTTacataaattgttaagaattcttaacttcaagatgtgtggcatcaatcaagaagacaaacaacaacaaggtaagttgaggtttctagttgaatatctaataattatatgtgggaaggcaattcaaattatgttgtttgtaatataaaaatagttggaaacggtcacttttggactcaagaggtgaaaaagtaccattattcgGAACACGTGATAATCCGGCGGGGggaccttcccatatagtccggatgatcgagtggcgaGTGTAATAGTGTGTTAGTATGttattatattgtattttattatatatcataaatACGTTGTCAaaaggcaatatttcttatgtcccaTTGTACAAAAAGCTGACAACCactttctcccctccccctccttttttTCTATGCAGATTTTGTTAGGACTTCTACATCTTTGAGAATGCATATCCAGCATTATGCATGTGAAGttggaacgaaattggtcaacatgttaatcAGCCACAGGTGACAGGATGTGACTTATTTTTGGGATAAtttatttacagatttcaaactattctctttctctctttaggTTGTATTAATGAATGAGGACCAGATTAGGgccttatcacttatatatggGCAATAAAGTTACTGCAATATACATGTTTGTTATTCCTAACTtatccctattttttttttttggggggggggggttccccccCCCATGattaacatgggggggggggtttctctacttcatttcaacacattgacctacaactttcacatattcaagTACAAATACaaagcaatgtttattaaaacatacaagaaaattcaTTAATTAGAATTACCctattcattgttgataacttcaaccaCTTCAAAAATTAAGTTTCTGAcaaattctcaccatttttacatatgtgCAAAGTGCTTAGAACTAAGGTGTCCTCACTGTTGTTTAGTCAAACCCATAACTTTTGGGGTTATAAATTTTTTGCATCTAAATTTTGCACATATTTGGAAGACCACAttgaaatttttttttacagtaaactactgTATACTCTCAAACTATTTTTCACTGAGTACCATGAACattatatgccattctgagaccataatgaataaaatacaaattggtgacattttaatatttttaaaccgaatttgaaattgtgaaatttaatttttttccattttttcccCGTTCATGATACGATGTTGGtccattaggaaaagttggagcatttaccatgaagATATTATTCACAAAAAATTTGAGTGTGAGGAAGTTTCCATACACGAGCACCGGGCCTCTTAAACTAACCCATATTTATTGCTAGCCACTTTTTGCACACTGTTCACATTTAAATCTGATATATTCTGAATTTGTGTAAAACTTCCATGATGTGAATTGCATACATTAGATATTTAAACATCAATTCCAAAGAATATCACAAAAAATGTGAAAATACTTTGTAAACTAGAAAATGCAACAGGATTAGAAAACCCACTACTAAAATGTATGGGAGAAGAGAATGAGAGCACTAATACAAGGGCTGTTGTCAGCATGGTGAAAAAGTTACGTGCAGAATACCATAAGACAGCATTAGTCTGTATATTATATTCCAGATAGTATCAAAGATTAGCCAAAGGTTGCAAATTAGTAAGCATTTGCATATGATGCAAAAATTTAGCAAATTaattaaaaatgagaaccttccaGGAGATTTGAAGAAACTAAGTGAATAGTCAACAAGGTATCAACCAGTCAAATTTTTTGTAGACAAATGCCCCAGATTGATAAAAGGATCTACCCCTGAAGACCACAAGCAATCAAAGCCTAAATACCTGTTGTGTCTATGCCGCTTTTGGCATATCGGTGGAGATGCAGATTTTTCTCTTATCTTGTTCATAATTTCAATCATTTGTGGAGTCGGATTATCAAGAGACGTGTCTTTCACAATAGCCAGTCTTCTAGGTCTTTGCTTCTGTTTACGGGCAGCCATCTTCTGATTCTCTTTTTCAATCATAATGTCTTCAGTGTCTACAGGTGGGAATTCTGGTTGACAAGGTTTACTTAAACTTATGCCAACCAAGGAACTCCTAGGACAGGTTCTGGTATTCACTCTATAATATTGGAGAAAAATTAAATAGCTTGATTTTTTATTAACCGAGAATGGCATCCCTGGGCCTTTATGCAAGGCATGTCTCAATACAATGACTAAAATTATTTATAAACTTATAATTATGCACTTCCTCCCTTATGCAAGGGAAAGGGAGCTGTGAGGGAAGTGGAGGAAGGGATAGCAGAGGAAAGTGGAGGCAGGGATAGCAGAGGAAAGGAGAGAAAAGGGgatagtggttagaggtgttggaGTGGGGAATAGAGTAATTTTGTAATGGTTCATGGGGTGAGAAATGGAGGTAATGTGTTGTGGAAGTTGGGAGATGGTAACGTAAGGTCTGAGCAATACATAATTAGAATGGTAATTACCAGAGGGGGTAGGAGTAGATGAGGTTGGCAGTGAATAGGGGACATGATCGATGGGGGAGAAATGTAGTGATATGGGTGTACTTGCAACTGGGCTACATATGTTCTTGCATGAACATTACCATTTCCAACTTTCAAAACAATAATTTAAGATAAATTTAAATGGAATCACACTGCACAACTTTAATAGCAGAAGAAATACTGAATGAAAACTACGAGCAAGttcaaaattcaaattaaaaatatctcgacctggagcacacctggagggAGTTTCGAGAGTTCTACTCCCCCGAcccggggccaggctcgacttgtgataacttggtccaacaggctgttgcttagatcaGCCCCGCATGCCCATATCCACAACAGCCTGGTTggaccggcacttcttgcaagaacctgacCAAGTGCCTCTAATATATCTACCTTCTTTCCAGCAATATTTCCAATGCCTGCTGGGAGGGTGTTTTTCAACTGTGGAcccctgatgttcagtgttctctgattgtgccaaaGACACCTctactcactggttctattctgcatttccttcaatTCTTTTTGCTctagtatgttattttactgcgcAAATTggaccccccctcccttcccgtaTCTTCCAAGTACATGTGTGATACCttatctcctttccagagagtacatttgaagagctacgagacggtcccaataatttacaaGTTTTATAGTTTCTATGCGTGCCgtgaatgttctctgtattccctctatttcagagatctctcctgctctgaaaggggaagcgaGTACAGTACCAAGCAATACAGGACAGGACAGCACCAGCGATTTACAGTGTTAGAAATTTAAGAAATAAATATCTGATatcccccagagtcaaacttaatctgcgtaaacactatgcaaataaaggaacttagtctatggaactcactccctaatgaattgaaaagctatccaacttttgccttattaaaaaacaaacaaaaagtacctaatttcatctccatagtttcctacctaatgCTTTAAACGTGCACTGCATcttgtgctacccaatctcccaatataTAGATAtctaagccatacaactttaccattgtgatcattactGTCATCTTATGTGCTATCACTATGCTTTAATGTGcttactaatctttgtcaaattatcAACCAAGCTATCAATGCTATAAATGTGCTTTAATACACCTACTAATCttatcaaattttcttacaatgtatctgttaacattttatatattttgctAGAATTTATCTACTTAatattatgttagattaaggaactGCCCGAAAAGCTGTGCGTATTAGTATCTTTACTAAACACATGCTATGTACtcacacaaacccaatgtaccttcttgtatatatatatataaataaaaaaaattaattaaaacacacacatacacaaacacacacttagATGAAGATAAGCTTACCTTTTATTTCTGGGTCTACATGGAGAGATGTTGGAATTTCTCTTTAACTTCTTGGGCGTGAATTCACCAATGTTTTCCTCCTCTTCTGATCGTCTTTTGGTAGTTTTCTAGAATGTAAAAATTTTCATGGGGTTAGCAATATTGTAACGCATGCAAACAAAAACTGaaatttttaaatactgtactctAAAGTCaataatgcaataaaaacaaatttgCTAACACCCATGAAAATCTTTACTATATAGTAATCAGGAattgacaaaaaaaaattatttttctaaATTTTATTCAAACAGTACACAAGTACTGAGAGAGGGTGTTGTTACCTTTCATAGTACAAAAATAAGGCAGGAAAAGTTTATGTTCTCAACTAAGAGACAAGATACACACAATAACAGTAACCTCGGAAAAGCAGAATACAATTGATTTGATAAACAATTGGAATGACTATTGATTACATTTTCTTCTTTAAAAGAGCCAGCATTTGTGGGGTTGGATTATCAAAACCAGGGTATGACACAGGATTTACaataccaacagcctttctagctCTTCCTCGACCACCACTTCTAGTTTTAGGGTTGGCCTTGTTCTTGTTCTCTTTCTCAACTACTTGTGATTCATCTTCAATCTTTAAGTCTTCAATTGAAATTTTGGCCCTCTTCTTTGCCACACGTTTTATTTTTCCCACATCCCTCCGTGGCTCCTCAATCTCTTCAGAATCTTCAGCATTATATTTATCAACCTCTTCACTCTTTCGCTTGCTTACCTTACGGTCAATACGAGACTTTGTCTTTTTAGGAGGCACAGGAGTTGCAGACATGAACACCAATTTTCCATCATCTCTGTATCCTCGTGCTTTGAGTCCTTCCCGCAGAATATTACGGCATTTTTCATAATCGGGCTGCTCGTCAAATGCTAGATTGACAACATACTCCAGATAGTCCCCCAAacctgaaaattaaatttatattaAAATGTTTGTATACAATGGTATTCCTTACTACTACCTTACTTCCCCATTGAACTAagcatctaacacacacacacacacacacagaagagagaggagaagagaagagaggagaagaggagaagggaagagaagagacgagaggaggagagaagagaggagagaagagaggagaggagaggagaggagaggagaggagagaagagaagagacgaGAGGAGGAGAGACGagaggaggagagaagagaggagagagaacgagagagagagaacgagagagagagaaagaggagagaaagaggagagggagagagagtgtcaGGTAAACAAATTTAAACATTATAATGCATTATGGGAATTTGTCAAATTGttcaacacacacacttgtaaataaagaaaaacaagtGATAAACAATCAGTGAAACATTCAAGAACTTAGGAGTCGTGTCTGCAATGTCATCATGTGTCGACAGATGCCAAACCACATAGGCATCATGCAACCTTTCAGAGCTCCTTCACCCAGTGTCATTTACATTTTACTACCATCCACTGATTTTATAACAAAATACTTTAAATCTTCTAATCACTGtgaaaaacaaaattaaaatatgaaactCCGGCTTATACCTGGGGGCTTAGTATCGGGGAAACATCGCGATATGAATGAGCTAACATCCTCCATGAAGCCTCGTTTCTGTGCAAATACGTAGTTACAGTCCTGAAGCTTGTCCTCCCATGGCAGACAGGAACATAACCACTGAGTCATGTTGTAACCAAGGATCTCCAAATCTCCTCGCCGAGAGTGAGCTGGAAAAATATTTTATAATTGCACACAATATAATTATGTTGCTATAGTAACATTGGAGAATGAAGTACCAACATCAGAACTAGTTAACTTATCACAAATACCACCACAGTATGTAACAAATATTATATTTTACGTTCTTGTCTTCAAGAGAGTTTAAGTTTCGAATAGCTTATTCCTCCAAAGTACAGTAACAGACTTGTTCCCCTCAAACTGCAGACTATCTAGAGCTGTGACTCTAGATAAATAAAATGTTGAACTAGATATCTATCTGGCAATTGTAGACCATTCGATATACTTACAAACCACAAATAcatttataataaaatataccAATCAATTATTACCTATTAACATGTAAAATATATATCAATAGTTTCTGGTAAGTAATAAAAGTCAACTTACCACCTATATGGGCATCCCTTGAAGTAAACTCGATGGTTCCATCATGGGCTTTCCTCTGGTCATACTTGTACTCCTTGTGCTTCCCATCATTTGCATAGCGACAAGCAAGGCCAAAGTCTACTAAAAACACCTGATTCTCAGTACCGGGTTTATATCCAATCAAGAGATTAGATGCTTTTATGTCAGCATGGATGTATTCCTTGCTATGAATGTATTCCAACACGTCCAACTGAGGAAATCAGAAGAAAAAGCAACATCAATACATCATTGATATCCACTCAAATTAGTGCAACGAGCATAAGCAGCTTCAGAGTAACTTCAGTTTCACTGGAGTTACATACTCCAAGAAAAAAAGCCTATACAAGTTTACAATTTATTGAAGTCCTCATTTTCTGCTAAGGTTACCCTAAGGACAATTTTATGGGTCCATTATAGCTTGGCCTGGGTCATCCTTTCCTGAGGATTATCTGGTTTAAATGGCTGTGATATTATAGTTCACACAACCAGTCAGGCTGATCTAATAATTCCAGCATAAATTTGTCTAGTTCCTTCTTGAAATCAACCAATTCTTGTCCAGTAAAACTTCTTGCTCTTAATGACAGTACATTGATGAGATATAAACCTTTGTTGTTTATACTGTTCTCTATTTGTGTGCGAGGAAAGGGCCACACGAGACGAGCTCTATGAAATGCAATGTACATCACGAGACATTCTAGCGATGCATAAACTAAACAGTCAGATCTCATAAAATGTATCTAGACATTAAATAATATATAGTGATGCTATCCAATTTTGTGTTCAAAATTATTGAGGATAAGTTCTAGCTCCTACTCTTCGGGAAAAAACAAATATAAATGGAAACCACATGTAAAATGCACTCAAATCACAATATAGAATCAAAGAGCACTGTAAAGGATACAGGAACaatcatgttggaagaccttacttttaaagaacacaaagtagccatcacaactgcaataTTAAAGGTTGTATAAAAGAACGCATCAATTAAGTTACGCTATACCAGTGACGATAatttaagacactagtgctctctagggtggaatattgttgcacaataaAAGCCCCATTCAAAGcaagagaaattgctgacctggagagcctgcaaagatcttttactgctagaatccactctagcaagcatctaaattattgggaccaattAAAAGTTACTGatgaccactatggtctttgggcaccataccagtttacttgtacaagtatggtgaataaaacaggtagatacttatatataatgtgtgtgtatagtgtaataccaccacaaacagtattgttggaggagaaatattagtgcgtctggccttggggcggtcgccaccagctgactgtgtgagtagctacgtctttgtgcctttactcaccatacaagcttaaatgtacagttatggtgaacaaaacatgtaaatacttatatataacatctgtatataaaagcaaaaacagtatggtgggaggagaatgtgggcgagtgaggtgttgagggagtgagtggcagcaagtggctggctggtgtgtggcggtcactcttcattactttttgactcataatagcaactcagtggttcgttatggtgaacaaaacatgcagatacttatatataatctgtgtatatagtgtaataaccgacaaagtatttgttcactgattaacataattgaatcaacaatatgcacacaatatttttgagtacagcagtaCAGCGACGATTcactcattatataaatatatcacactacacactattgaataatattacagcaaaaaaactacgaaaaatcagagacattgaaataattaggtaattattttATCTCTTTGTTGCCACTtcggtggcaactccggcctgacagctggcgagcaacagaccgcctgggacgcacgctgagtcagcgcctgttttctgccagacttccccaccctacaatgggcaatatatgccacttacgattttttattattttcccgtgatcagcgaacacaaattaacaggttcagaagaattttttttttttttttattggtatgcacctgtgggtgatatgctaaatagccaggcgccatttaagggttaagccaGATACAATAACAAATTTCCctcaaatattggatttacatcaaattatatatttttgggttatatatttagtttaccaACATTACAATAATAAGAGCTATAGAAAATAGctattttagaactgatttacttaattttattattttgaagccgtaagtcactgaactgtggcgacgaaatcgaacgaAACACTCATGGTGGTGTGCAtacggattagacccgtccaatcGCGCTGGAGTTCTTGAGCCAATAACATGATTAGTTTCTCAAATATCAGATGTCTATtacattacagtatatttttggttttatttagtttagtttaattataataataaagagCTATTAGAACACCAGTTTTTTAAATGATTTATTactctgaaactttcaaagtcatgggtcaccgaACTATGACACAGACGAAAgtaagtgaaacctcactgtaaagtgaggtttacagtacagtattcccttatctgtccaccctcactcatcttgttacaTCAAAGAAAacgtatataagaagatttcaacacattaaCCAGCTATTcatgcttcagcctttaaattaatctaCAAAGATACACGTGCCACAGAACTTCTAGTAAATGAGTACAGGTACAAACAAAATAGTTAACTTTTGCTATAAAATTTTCAAACTTTCCCCCTAGATTTTCAGGATGACAAAACACTTTTCAGACAACAGGTTACAGTATTTATCTTGGTCCCAAAGCATCAAAAAACCATGTGGCCTTCTGTAATACATCTACTGCATTGTATTATGGATTAAGGGCATTAACATGGTTGGGTCTACCTTTTAGCTGGTCAAATAACAAACAGCATGGACAGTTCATAATAAACCTTATAGGAAACCAATATACTGTATTACAAAAGTTTTATTTACTACAAAAAATCTGCATGTTCAACAAATTCATATACACTGTACATAGTAGTAAAACTAAATTTACTACTAGATAACTATAGAATATGGTCCACAGAGCAATGTCCATGATAACTGCTTTAAATTCATTTTTCCTCTTGCATTAATCCTAAAAATCTCAAACATTAAAGAGACCGAGGAAAAAAAAAAGACGTACTAAAATTTAATCAAATTTGAGAAGAATAGCGAGATACTAACAAGAGCATTGCATGGCTTGTTAGTATCAAGTCTGCTGAATGGGTTATTctcacaaaaacaaaaacagtacAGTACTTACAATCTGAATGCCAACTTGATAAACAGTCTTGAATGAGAATCTTTTGCTGTGTTGCTCCAAAATTTTCTGGAGATCGCAACCAAATCGTTCCATCACCATGAACCTGAACTTTTGGCTATTATATTCAAATGAACCAGATCCCAAGAACTTAGGCATCCCCAGGCGCTtgagctttctctctctcttccatgttTCAATATGTTCAGGCCTAGCCACACGCATATAACAGTGCATTTCAGCAAAGAGGGGTCCATTGCTGTGAGGTTCCACTTTGATGACATAGTCGGCAGAATTACTCACAGGCTTATCAACATCATCAGAAGCCAAATAGATCTCCCcaaaaccaccaacacctgaaaaatatcaaaaatatttaaaaattattTAAAATCACATTTACGAAACATTATTCTAAGTCATTCTGCATTGCGGTTTTTATACTTTAATTGTAATGTAATGCCTTTATTGTGGTAcgaatctgaaatgtgggaatctGTAGAGATGGTGAAGTATATTCAGAGTTGAGTAAATATTGGAGGGAAAGAATCTAGGGTATGGAGAATTCCAAGCAAGGTACAATAGGTGTCAAATAGGAAGAATTATACAAAAATAGAAAATGGTACAGTAAGATAATGCGACTATTTTTTTGTAGATTATTCTTTGTGGGAAAGTCCCTTCTTTGGTAGGGGTCTCTCCTATCATTATAACTTTGTAGTTGTGCTTCTGCAGCCCTCgtgtgcgctctctctctctctcgttctgtcaGAAAAGTAACCcatgagcgcacaaaatcagtaaaatgtgtatactcgtttcagttttctcaccttaattcttgtgctatGTCGTTCTTTTTGGTATttggtgttcgcaattaaatttccaacggatgtatatgcatataatgtccaaaagcctggcgagacTCCCCGCAGCAAAACCTAAAATTACCCGTGAACGAGTACCAATttgcacaccaccacaacctaatgtatatactcgttcagtttgataacatcaattttcacgttacattgttcattttggtatcaaattgttcgcaatataaaagtgcgcattttaaaactagtctcataataatagagcaataactggaattttaacaaatattttaattttggacatcaaaattattatatttttccaGTGTTctaacatcaattttcatgttacattgctcgttttggcatcaaattgttcgcaatataaaggcgctcattttaaagctagtcccataataatagcacaataaatagaattttaacaaattttaaaattttaaattttgaccCAAAAACATatttcacataacacacacatcaaacaaaaacaatctttcaagtgttctgacaaaaagtttcgtgttacatctttcattttggtatcaaattgtgcgcattcgaaaggcgcttattttgaaactatcccgaggtcaatcggataaaaaatgaattttatacaaatagttttgtagtggacgcaagtccTGTCCACGGCTAGGACTCGAGAAAAAAAAATGGACGTGATCGGTGTCCAAAGCGAGCGATACTGTTAATTTAGAAACCTTTTAATGCGCAAGCAAAAGCAATCATCCTTGGACAAGTTTCTCTTAAGAAAAGCAGCTAGTGAGTCTAATGAGGAAAACAGACTAAAGGAGAAAGAACCCCAGAAGCACAACTACCAGAAGTTATAATGGTAGGGGGACTTTTCTGCCAAAGAATAacatatcttcccccccccctcctcctctgccttaCCACCTTccacatatgccaactacagccATTTACCATCAGTGATGGTAAAGAGTGTAATATGTTAGCAATTATTTCATTTAATTATTGCATTAATATATTTTTGTGGTCTGGAATGGATTAATCAAATTTACATTATTCCTTATTGGGGAAGATTGCTCAGGATTCAAACTTTTTGGCATTTGTCCTGCCTTTAGGAACCAATAAATTTCGAATACCGAGATTCCACCATAtatactgcacacacacacacacatctctacatacatatatatttcaaCATTGTATATGATAAACACTACCTCTGACACAATACAGCCCATTAGCACAAAAAATCTAAATACTATAGCGAGAAACAACGAAAGTAAATATGACATTCCAGTGCAGCACCACTTCATTTCTACAGAGAAAATGTAACCTCTCTGGGGGCACTACAGCTGGAGAGTACATTTATTAGGtacgcagtgcaggggttaattgTGTTCTTCCCGTGATCGTCACCTGTCAGCAGGCAGCCAGTGTAGTTCACGTGCATGAGTGGGTGGGCTAGTGAGTACAGACATGTTGGGGATTGGTTTGTTGTTGGTATTTGGCGAGTAAAATTAAAAAGGAACATTTTCTTACCTATGCTGTGTCCAATTTTCCATCGTTTCTTCACAACATCAGTAATGATAACTCCTGGAGCAATAGGGTCTGGGAGTTTGAATCCATTTGCGGCTACCCGTTTCTTGGGCGCTCCTTTTGAGCCACTTTTATTGGTGGCTCCACCTTTCCGGGGAGCCATGGCAATAAAAATTTCAAGCAAATGAaaatggaaaatatatatataaatgctgaAACTATTGCCTAGTTGCACCAAGTCTCTCTCTCACTTGCTCTCCCTCTGATCTGTgaagaaaaagggaatcaaatagtCAGCATATGCTATATGCAAATTGAACAATATACTGAGAAGTTCCTAAAAGGATATGATTAGTACTGTTTCTATGAATAAGTTATAAATTATGAAAATTCAAAATTAATGCAAACCACTGTATAGTactacataaaaaaaaattaattttgattaATTTATAAATAAAACTAAAATGTTAAAGCAGTATATAAACACACAATTATGACCTATTACTATTAATACTATTACAGGATGCAAGAAACGG
The window above is part of the Procambarus clarkii isolate CNS0578487 chromosome 16, FALCON_Pclarkii_2.0, whole genome shotgun sequence genome. Proteins encoded here:
- the LOC123760074 gene encoding serine/threonine-protein kinase VRK1; translation: MAPRKGGATNKSGSKGAPKKRVAANGFKLPDPIAPGVIITDVVKKRWKIGHSIGVGGFGEIYLASDDVDKPVSNSADYVIKVEPHSNGPLFAEMHCYMRVARPEHIETWKRERKLKRLGMPKFLGSGSFEYNSQKFRFMVMERFGCDLQKILEQHSKRFSFKTVYQVGIQILDVLEYIHSKEYIHADIKASNLLIGYKPGTENQVFLVDFGLACRYANDGKHKEYKYDQRKAHDGTIEFTSRDAHIGAHSRRGDLEILGYNMTQWLCSCLPWEDKLQDCNYVFAQKRGFMEDVSSFISRCFPDTKPPGLGDYLEYVVNLAFDEQPDYEKCRNILREGLKARGYRDDGKLVFMSATPVPPKKTKSRIDRKKTTKRRSEEEENIGEFTPKKLKRNSNISPCRPRNKRVNTRTCPRSSLVGISLSKPCQPEFPPVDTEDIMIEKENQKMAARKQKQRPRRLAIVKDTSLDNPTPQMIEIMNKIREKSASPPICQKRHRHNSNCYSNRSSPTNEDIPSQFTPEMEAVMRKRAERLSSSESEMDSYSSSSSDVGSPQRFDSSESEDSNDATVYYSPPVSPSYVAHQNNTARNVRGNTRRKGTMPISSREVAALYVTVPAEVRTIGTQTSPGVRVTRSVSRQTSPELF